tttaccacaTACGaagaaaatattaagaaaattaaAGTGTGTACTCACAATTTTTGACATGCCCCTAGTTGGATAATGATATCCACCAGAAAAACCAAATGTAGCATCTGATCTTAAGTAAAGCATAAGCCAAGGATACTTTGTTGATGTCCTCAACACATGGTGAAAAATCCAACTATCTTTTCCTAATTCTTTCTGCCATTTAACAGAATAGAAAGAAATATTCTCTTCTCTTGTTTTACTCAATCTACTATCCAAATCCCATGTTCCATAAAAACTTCCTCTAAGTGTAGTCCTATTATGACCTTGTAATGTTGTGTAGTTGTGAAAAATCAATGGTTGATTCATACATCCTTTGCCAAAACATGGAAATCTATTATCAGGACCATATGGACCTATTTTGTGACCATTTTTCGGACATTTCGCAGCATAAGTATCCATATTTCCATTCTTAAGCATGATCATCCAAAATTGCCATGGTTTTGGCTTGTCTTCAACTTGACATTTTGATCCCAAATAGAGTTCTTTTTGTGCTGCATAGTTGTCAATATCAAGAATTGCATTTGTCTCAAGTCCAAGAAAAGGTTTCCCTATCCCTAACTTGTTTTCTTCCTCTGTCACTTTATGTACCAACATGTATGGTATTGCATTGCAAAGTGAACAATTATTTGCCCCTGTAAAACATAGCCATTAAATCTCAAGACAACCTAAATGAttaaaaaagggcagcccggtgcactaagctcccgcgaTACGCGAGGTTCTAGGAGgtgccggaccacaagggtctattgtatgcagtctTACTTTACATTTCTATAAGAGGCTGATTTTGCGGCTCGAACCCGTGAGCTCCTGATCACATGACAAAAACTAATTGATTGAAATATGGAATTCAACTCGAAGGCGGATCTAGAGTATTTAGGAGTCGGTTCAATTTAACCTATTATTAGCATAGActataaggggtcgtttggttaccAAAGTAAGATTATAATCTCGGGATAAAATTTGAGAATGTATTTATCCCAACTTTGGTTACTGGTATTAGCTAATATCAGTATAAATTTTATACCAAAATGGTAGTATTAACTATCTCAAATTGGATGGGGGTTTAACGACCCCAGAATTATAATTCATGGGATTGTTAGTCCATGGATATCTCGCTTTGTAACAAACGAACCTTAAATATATGTGTGAAAAAGCAAGAAAAGTAGTATAAAgattaagtgggcgtttggacacaagaattgtaaaattccggAAAAAAAGTGAAATCTTTTttaaagtgaaaatggtatttgaaagttagagttgtgtttggacatgagtACAATTTTGGCTGTTTTTCAATTTTGTGATtgatttgaagtgaaaattttgaaaaacagtctttttggagttttttaaattttcgaaaaattatgaaattcatcttcaagacttatttcgaaaaaagtaaaaaattgtgTATGGTCAAACGGCCCCCAAGTGTTGAATTCATATTTTCAAACAACTCACGATCTTGAATGTTAAATTTAAATTCTGAATCCGTCACTGGACGTCAACTGACCTTGTGATTGAGGAGAAGCTTTATAGACATCAAAACAATCAGCAGCTCTTGGACTGCCCATTTTAGCTACTTCTTCTCCAACTTCATTGCATTGATTCCATGCTTCTATTGCAACTCTTAGCCCATCCCTTCTCATCCCCGGGTCGCCGACGGCCGAGATGTAGTCATTTTCAtcaagatttaaagaagaaacttCAGAAAAAGACACTAATTTGATtgcaagaagagaaagaaaaatgaaccaagaagatgaagaagtttcATGTTGAGCCATTGGTAAGTTTTTAGCCTATGTACAGCTTGCTATAAATACAAAACCATGTAGAAGGACAAAAGGAAGAACATTATTTTAAAATGTGTACTGTAGTTTAGATTTAGATTTATTTGTGAAATTGACAACTACTCACTTTATTGTTTCATTAACTTTTTTAAGCTAACTTCTTTGAACATCTTTGTcctttccaaaaaaataaaataataa
This genomic stretch from Nicotiana sylvestris chromosome 9, ASM39365v2, whole genome shotgun sequence harbors:
- the LOC104233692 gene encoding uncharacterized protein, producing MAQHETSSSSWFIFLSLLAIKLVSFSEVSSLNLDENDYISAVGDPGMRRDGLRVAIEAWNQCNEVGEEVAKMGSPRAADCFDVYKASPQSQGANNCSLCNAIPYMLVHKVTEEENKLGIGKPFLGLETNAILDIDNYAAQKELYLGSKCQVEDKPKPWQFWMIMLKNGNMDTYAAKCPKNGHKIGPYGPDNRFPCFGKGCMNQPLIFHNYTTLQGHNRTTLRGSFYGTWDLDSRLSKTREENISFYSVKWQKELGKDSWIFHHVLRTSTKYPWLMLYLRSDATFGFSGGYHYPTRGMSKIIPESPNFKVRFTLNVIRGGGPSSQFYLMDMGSCWKNNGKPCDGNVTSDVTRYSEMILNPETPSWCKPDSPKLCPPYHIFPNGTRIHRNDTTRFPYEAYHMYCAPGNGEHIEQPSVHCDPYSNPQPQEILQILPHPVWGDYGYPTRKGDGWIGDPRTWELDVGRLSHSLYFYQDPGTKPARRKWSSIDLGTEIYKDPNQVAEWTVTDFDILVPKKKL